The Streptomyces luteogriseus genome includes a window with the following:
- a CDS encoding response regulator transcription factor — protein MNRPAPIRVVLADDERMVRTALRAILSAEPDLEVVGEAATGAEAVSVVRELRPDVVLMDVRMPQTDGIRATEQILATLDDPPRIVVVTTFENDSYVYDALRAGAAGFLLKRADADALVQAVRLVARSDSLLFPAAVRSLATEHARARPAPPAWVAKLTGREGEVLRHMARGLTNAEIARLLEVGPATVKSHVAAVLAKTGTRDRTQAVIAAYEAGFLNGG, from the coding sequence ATGAACCGCCCGGCCCCGATCCGTGTCGTCCTCGCCGACGACGAGCGCATGGTCCGCACCGCGCTGCGCGCCATCCTCTCCGCCGAGCCGGACCTGGAGGTCGTGGGCGAGGCGGCCACCGGTGCCGAGGCGGTGTCGGTCGTCCGGGAGCTGCGGCCGGACGTCGTCCTCATGGACGTGCGGATGCCGCAGACCGACGGGATCCGCGCCACCGAGCAGATCCTCGCCACGCTGGACGACCCGCCCCGGATCGTCGTGGTGACGACGTTCGAGAACGACTCCTACGTGTACGACGCGCTGCGGGCCGGAGCCGCCGGGTTCCTGCTGAAGCGGGCGGACGCCGACGCGCTGGTGCAGGCGGTCCGGCTGGTGGCGCGCAGCGACAGCCTGCTGTTCCCCGCGGCCGTACGCAGCCTCGCGACCGAGCACGCCCGCGCCCGCCCGGCGCCGCCCGCGTGGGTGGCGAAGCTCACGGGACGCGAGGGAGAGGTGCTGCGGCACATGGCGCGGGGGCTGACCAACGCGGAGATCGCCCGCCTGCTGGAGGTCGGCCCGGCCACGGTGAAGTCCCACGTCGCGGCGGTCCTGGCCAAGACCGGCACCCGGGACCGTACGCAGGCGGTGATCGCCGCGTACGAGGCCGGATTTCTGAACGGCGGATGA
- a CDS encoding sensor histidine kinase, whose protein sequence is MSAVARTLFGRRARLRWIHLILGGALAMPYVLVGSVVIGPVTGSADVFGSLPLQLASFGVGLPLAAVTSLFPLTRPLESGAVRWLCGVDRDRLAYGPARTRGEKGRTAAWFTLHLGFGGIIAGMSLALPPFAAVLIVLPLLAGLRGDRLGLPEVLDHAWALALAPVAGALSLVALAGCAAGCGALLARWAPLLLGPTPRERLAAAEARAADLAVRNRLARELHDSVGHALSAVTLQASAARRVLDSDPEFVREALAAIEDTTRRTVGELDAVLGVLREGDAPGTAPAPTLAADLDGLLRRTRAGGQRVRATVDADPEALPPLVSREGYRIVQEGLSNALKHAGERAAVDVRIAVADGELEITVENPVTGPAPSRAGGGHGLRGIADRARLLGGTATAGPTAAQTWRLHARLPMKGPA, encoded by the coding sequence GTGAGCGCGGTCGCCCGGACGCTGTTCGGCCGGCGGGCGCGGCTGCGCTGGATCCATCTGATCCTCGGCGGTGCGCTGGCCATGCCCTACGTCCTGGTCGGCTCGGTGGTCATCGGCCCGGTCACCGGCTCCGCGGACGTCTTCGGCTCCCTCCCCCTCCAACTCGCCTCGTTCGGCGTGGGCCTGCCGCTCGCGGCCGTCACCTCGCTGTTCCCGCTGACCCGGCCGCTGGAGTCCGGCGCGGTGCGCTGGCTGTGCGGTGTGGACAGGGACCGGCTCGCCTACGGGCCCGCGCGCACGCGGGGCGAGAAAGGCCGTACGGCTGCCTGGTTCACGCTGCATCTCGGGTTCGGCGGGATCATCGCGGGGATGTCGCTGGCGCTGCCGCCGTTCGCCGCCGTGCTGATCGTGCTGCCGCTTCTCGCGGGACTGCGCGGCGACCGGCTCGGGCTGCCCGAAGTCCTGGACCACGCCTGGGCACTGGCGCTCGCCCCGGTCGCGGGCGCCCTCTCGCTCGTGGCCCTCGCCGGCTGCGCGGCCGGCTGCGGTGCGCTGCTGGCCCGCTGGGCGCCTCTGCTGCTCGGCCCCACGCCCCGGGAGCGGCTGGCCGCCGCCGAGGCCCGCGCGGCGGACCTGGCCGTGCGCAACCGGCTGGCGCGGGAGCTGCACGACTCCGTCGGCCACGCCCTGAGCGCGGTCACGCTCCAGGCGAGCGCGGCCCGCCGGGTCCTCGACTCCGACCCGGAGTTCGTCCGCGAGGCCCTCGCCGCGATCGAGGACACGACCCGGCGCACGGTCGGTGAACTGGACGCCGTGCTGGGCGTGTTGCGCGAGGGCGACGCCCCCGGCACGGCACCGGCGCCGACCCTCGCCGCCGATCTCGACGGACTGCTGCGGCGTACCCGGGCGGGCGGGCAGCGGGTGAGGGCCACCGTGGACGCCGACCCGGAGGCGCTGCCACCGCTGGTGTCCCGGGAGGGCTACCGCATCGTGCAGGAGGGGCTGAGCAACGCCCTCAAGCACGCCGGTGAACGGGCGGCCGTGGACGTGCGGATCGCGGTGGCGGACGGGGAACTGGAGATCACCGTGGAGAATCCGGTCACCGGCCCCGCGCCCTCCCGCGCCGGTGGCGGCCACGGGCTGCGGGGCATCGCGGACCGGGCCAGGCTGCTGGGCGGCACGGCGACGGCCGGACCGACCGCGGCACAGACCTGGCGGCTGCACGCACGCCTGCCGATGAAGGGACCCGCATGA
- a CDS encoding peptidoglycan D,D-transpeptidase FtsI family protein: MNKTIRRASVFSLLLVLALLVRATWVQFYEGQALADDKDNRRNAIETYSAPLGNIIVGGRSVTGSTPTKSGDLTYKRTYTDGALYAAVTGYASQAYAPTQLEGIYTDLLNGTDSRLKSVMDTLTNERAEPGNVVTTIDPDVQKAAYEALGDKKGGAVAVDPKTGKILAAVSTPSYNPSSLTDANTAGTAWQKLTSDPEKPLVNRALRQPLPPGSTFKLVVAAAALEDGLYSSVDERTDSPDPYTLPGTSRDLTNENPNAPCTNATIRTALEYSCNNVFAKMAVKLGQDKVKAMAEKFGFNDDKLDVPVRAYTSVYPSDMDPSQTALTGIGQFDVTATPLQMAMVSAAIANGGKLVSPHMVSQITDSGGDVLEDYDDASTKEIVSSSTAEQLQSAMETVVNKGTGTNAKVPGSTVGGKTGTAQHGENNSQVPYAWFTSYGKSDSSGKEVAVAVMVEQSDAARSEVSGNGLAAPVAKAMMQAALKD; this comes from the coding sequence ATGAACAAGACGATCAGGCGCGCCTCGGTCTTCTCGCTGCTCCTGGTGCTCGCTCTGCTGGTCAGGGCGACCTGGGTGCAGTTCTACGAGGGCCAGGCGCTGGCAGACGACAAGGACAACCGGCGGAACGCGATCGAGACGTACTCGGCGCCGCTCGGCAACATCATCGTGGGCGGCCGGTCGGTGACCGGCTCGACGCCGACGAAATCGGGCGACCTCACGTACAAGCGGACGTACACCGACGGCGCGCTGTACGCGGCGGTGACGGGGTACGCGTCCCAGGCATACGCCCCGACCCAGCTGGAGGGCATCTACACCGACCTGCTCAACGGCACGGACAGCCGGCTGAAGTCCGTGATGGACACGCTCACCAACGAGCGGGCCGAGCCGGGCAACGTGGTCACGACCATCGACCCGGACGTGCAGAAGGCCGCCTACGAGGCGCTCGGCGACAAGAAGGGCGGTGCCGTCGCCGTCGACCCGAAGACCGGGAAGATCCTCGCGGCGGTGTCGACGCCGTCGTACAACCCCTCCTCGCTGACCGACGCCAACACCGCGGGGACGGCCTGGCAGAAGCTCACCTCGGACCCGGAGAAGCCACTGGTCAACCGTGCGCTGCGGCAGCCGCTGCCGCCCGGGTCGACGTTCAAGCTGGTCGTGGCGGCGGCCGCGCTGGAGGACGGGCTGTACTCGTCGGTGGACGAGAGGACGGACAGCCCGGACCCGTACACGCTGCCGGGCACCAGCCGGGACCTGACGAACGAGAACCCGAACGCGCCCTGCACGAACGCGACCATCCGCACGGCGCTGGAGTACTCGTGCAACAACGTCTTCGCCAAGATGGCCGTGAAGCTGGGCCAGGACAAGGTGAAGGCGATGGCCGAGAAGTTCGGCTTCAACGACGACAAGCTGGACGTGCCGGTCCGGGCCTACACGAGCGTGTACCCCTCGGACATGGACCCGTCGCAGACGGCCCTGACGGGCATCGGCCAGTTCGACGTCACGGCCACTCCGCTGCAGATGGCCATGGTGTCGGCGGCCATCGCCAACGGCGGCAAGCTGGTGTCGCCGCACATGGTCTCGCAGATCACCGACAGCGGCGGTGACGTGCTGGAGGACTACGACGACGCGAGCACGAAGGAGATCGTCAGTTCCTCGACCGCCGAGCAGTTGCAGTCGGCGATGGAGACGGTCGTGAACAAGGGCACGGGCACGAACGCCAAGGTCCCGGGCTCGACGGTGGGCGGCAAGACGGGCACGGCCCAGCACGGAGAGAACAACAGCCAGGTGCCGTACGCCTGGTTCACCTCGTACGGCAAGTCCGACTCGTCGGGCAAGGAGGTCGCCGTGGCGGTCATGGTCGAGCAGTCGGACGCGGCCCGCTCGGAGGTCAGCGGCAACGGCCTGGCGGCGCCGGTCGCCAAGGCCATGATGCAAGCGGCGCTCAAGGACTGA